A region of the Cumulibacter soli genome:
CGAGGTCAACAGCGGCGCGAATACGGCGGACAGAATCGCGAGAAGCAGGATCACCAACGCGATGGTGGCGGCCTTGTCGTGTAAGAACGCCTTCATCGCCAGCCGCATGCGACCGGTCGTCATCGGTGCTGTTTCGGACACAGCGCCCGATCGAGCGCCCAACGCCAGAGAATCAGAGGTCATTGTCAGGCCGCCTTAGCGCGAGGATCAAGGACCGCGGTCAGCAAATCCGAGATGAGGTTGATAACGACGAACACAATCGCCACGAACAGGACGCCGGCTTGGACGATCGGTAGGTCGTTAGCGGTGATCGCCGTGTACAGCTGCTGGCCGAGGCCCGGCCACTGGAAGACCACTTCGACGAAGATGACGCCGCCGAGCAGGTATCCGACCTGGAGTCCGATAATCCCGATCAACGATGGCAGCGCATTGCGTAGCACGTGCTTCCACAGCATCGTGCGCTCGGAAATCCCGGACGCTCTAAGCACAGTCACGTAATCACCACTGAGCGCCTCGATGACCTCGGCCCGAGTGAGGCGCGCGATCACCGCCAGCGGCACCAACGCCGCCACGACCGCCGGCAACGCGAGATGCGAGATGAGATCGAGGAATCCGCCGGGCTCTCGCGCGTTATACATGCCGCCGGTCGGGAACCATCCGAGTCCCAATGACAACGCCGCTACGGCCAGCAGGCCAGCCCAGTAAACGGGAGCGCTGGCACCGCCTAGCGAGAGCGCCATCGCGACCCTGTCGAAGATGCCACCCTGCTTGCGAGCCGCGATGACTCCGAGCGTGACGCCGAATACCACGGCGATGATGAGCGCGGCCGCGGCCAGGATCAGCGTGTTACCGAGCTTCGGTAGCAACAGCTCGAGCACTGGAAGACCCTGACTGATCGATGTTCCGAAGTCACCGGTCAACAATCCGCCGAGGTAGGTGGCGTACTGCTGCGGCAACGAGTCGTTGAGCCCCAACTCATTGCGTAACTGCTGTACTGCCTCATCGGTGGCGCCTTGTCCAAGGATGGCGCGCGCGGGGTCGCCCGGCACGAGCTGCAGCAACAAGAACACGATCAAGGTGACGCCCAGCAACACCAGTAGTGCCGAGCCAATTCGTTTCAGCGAGAAGAGCGTCATGACAGGCTCACATTCGTCAGGTCGTACCATTCCTCGCTGGCCAGGACGAAGCCCTCAACCCTCGGGGATAGCACGTACGGAGATTTGTCGTTGACGATCGGGATGAACGGGAGGTCTTCGATGGCGATGGCATTCACGTCTGCCCACAACTTGGTCGCCGTCTCGTCATCGGTGGCGAGAATTGCCGCATCGATC
Encoded here:
- a CDS encoding ABC transporter permease, coding for MTLFSLKRIGSALLVLLGVTLIVFLLLQLVPGDPARAILGQGATDEAVQQLRNELGLNDSLPQQYATYLGGLLTGDFGTSISQGLPVLELLLPKLGNTLILAAAALIIAVVFGVTLGVIAARKQGGIFDRVAMALSLGGASAPVYWAGLLAVAALSLGLGWFPTGGMYNAREPGGFLDLISHLALPAVVAALVPLAVIARLTRAEVIEALSGDYVTVLRASGISERTMLWKHVLRNALPSLIGIIGLQVGYLLGGVIFVEVVFQWPGLGQQLYTAITANDLPIVQAGVLFVAIVFVVINLISDLLTAVLDPRAKAA